One part of the Vicia villosa cultivar HV-30 ecotype Madison, WI linkage group LG6, Vvil1.0, whole genome shotgun sequence genome encodes these proteins:
- the LOC131612333 gene encoding germin-like protein subfamily 1 member 20, whose translation MKVLYFLVSILALTSSVSFAYDPSPLQDFCVAIQDPKDGVFVNGKFCKDPALVKAEDFFKHVNPGNTSNALGSQVTAVAVDQLFGLNTLGISLARIDFAPKGLNPPHTHPRGSEILIVLEGTLYVGFVTSNQDKNRLFTKVLNKGDVFVFPIGLIHFQLNVGYGNAVAIAGLSSQNPGVITIANALFKSDPPISDEVLTKAFQVDKSIIDYLQKQSWYDNN comes from the exons ATGAAGGTTCTTTACTTCCTTGTTAGCATCTTGGCTTTGACATCCTCGGTTTCCTTTGCTTATGACCCTAGTCctctccaagatttttgtgttgcAATTCAAGATCCCAAAGATGGTG TATTTGTGAATGGAAAGTTCTGTAAAGACCCTGCACTAGTTAAAGCCGAAGATTTCTTCAAACATGTTAACCCTGGAAATACGTCAAACGCATTAGGCTCTCAAGTGACTGCAGTCGCTGTAGATCAACTATTCGGACTAAACACACTTGGCATATCTTTGGCTCGCATTGATTTTGCACCTAAGGGTTTAAATCCACCCCACACCCACCCTCGAGGCAGTGAGATCCTTATAGTTCTCGAAGGCACTCTTTATGTTGGATTTGTTACTTCCAATCAAGATAAAAATCGTCTTTTCACCAAAGTGCTCAACAAGGGTGATGTATTTGTGTTTCCAATTGGTCTCATCCACTTTCAACTAAACGTGGGATATGGCAACGCCGTTGCTATTGCTGGACTTAGCAGTCAAAATCCAGGAGTTATCACTATTGCAAATGCGTTGTTTAAGTCTGATCCCCCTATTTCTGACGAGGTTCTTACCAAAGCTTTCCAAGTAGATAAGAGCATCATTGATTATCTTCAAAAGCAATCTTGGTACGACAACAACTAG